Within the uncultured Bacteroides sp. genome, the region CACCTGAATATTCAGCCAATAAAAGAACGGTATATCTATCCAATCTTAAAATACCGGCTTTTACACCCGTAAGCATTTCTTATACGGCGGAGTCTCCCAAAGAAGAGATACTGAATGGTCAATTTGATTTGAAAGCTTATATAAATTGTGTGAACACTACAACAAATACGGCTCAAAAAATACTCTTTACCAAAGACAGCAAGTATTGCTGGGCTTATACCTATACTGCCGGAGCTTCCACTTTGATTCAATATTCAGCCAATGACCTCACAAATACAGGAAACATTGCATGGGAGCAGAATAAGTACAGCACGGTTTCATACAACAGATACAACAATTGCCTCTATATCTCTGAAAAGAGTGGAAGTATGATAGCTATCTATGATGCCACTACAGGGGCATTTTTAAAAGAAATTGATTTATCGTCAACATTAAAAGGCAGTACAGTCTTTGACATTGAGTTCGCCGAAAACGGTTATGGTTTAACCCTCGTCAATGGTTTATTGTATGCTATCAATTCTGCGGACAAGAATACATGCCGGTTATTTTCAGCAGATACTTCATTATACGATCCTTCGAATCCTCAGAAACTTATAGTGAAGACTATAGCAACCTGCAATGAAGGGAAAACGTTTGTTTTAACCGATAAAAATGGGGAAATAAACAATGTATTTACAATTGATGCATCCACTAAAAGCATGAGCAGCTATTATAATCTCAGGGATTACTTTTTTGCTGTAAGCAACGCCTATCCGGGCATTGTGTTAGGCTCATCAAAAGAAGTTACATATATTGATTTCTCAACCGGATTAAAGTATAATATTGCTTCAAACTATACAGGAAACAGAACTTCCATACTCATAACCGGAGATCAGCTTCCAACCATAATGACGTCTGTCTTTGCCACTATCTCAGTCAAGAACGGGGAACAAAAGAAATTTGAGCTGAGCAACGGAGCTCCTTCCATCTCTAATGCCTATCCATCAGACGACGGTAAAGTGATCGTT harbors:
- a CDS encoding carboxypeptidase regulatory-like domain-containing protein — its product is MRNLYLLLTGVLFLFSLNSCVLTDADDPATISGTITDTYGNGLPEVTIQINSSTGKENIQTDSNGKYSISLPSGGAAVLTFSKEKFTTQIREIEFKGGARKVVNLKMTSLEEDSYFDIKASNIYVKKINGQVFASISTNVNYEAKCNDDWVKLTKSSSILFIDYDTNFTFEERTATINLVDEYGKTHTIKVVQEAGPPFWVTDYCGKDNKTQFYKDVPFITFTNDATIKSIKALSEELDLTPEYSANKRTVYLSNLKIPAFTPVSISYTAESPKEEILNGQFDLKAYINCVNTTTNTAQKILFTKDSKYCWAYTYTAGASTLIQYSANDLTNTGNIAWEQNKYSTVSYNRYNNCLYISEKSGSMIAIYDATTGAFLKEIDLSSTLKGSTVFDIEFAENGYGLTLVNGLLYAINSADKNTCRLFSADTSLYDPSNPQKLIVKTIATCNEGKTFVLTDKNGEINNVFTIDASTKSMSSYYNLRDYFFAVSNAYPGIVLGSSKEVTYIDFSTGLKYNIASNYTGNRTSILITGDQLPTIMTSVFATISVKNGEQKKFELSNGAPSISNAYPSDDGKVIVITFNNKIYLFSQELFTKNSNKLK